From a region of the Besnoitia besnoiti strain Bb-Ger1 chromosome I, whole genome shotgun sequence genome:
- a CDS encoding fructose-bisphospatase II (encoded by transcript BESB_005680), with product MATASQPIPELGEFIIANKDKLRNTGQESEMNRLLTSIKLAAKVVNREINKAGLADILGAAGNQNVQGEEQQKLDVFANQKFIQALVNREVVCGICTEEDDDFIEVNKDAHFVMLMDPLDARVSSGLAPELRDFLQPGHAQIAAGYVLYGSSTMLVITTGDGVNGFTLDPSLGTFFLSHKGMRFPEKARIYSVNEGNYKAFPEGVKKFLEECHDDKNGPFSLRYIGSLVSDFHRNLLQGGIYMYPPTKKDKKGKLRLLYEANPMAFLAEQAGGKATDGFDRILDIQPTELHQRIPLMIGTAKLVDRLGALMAQYSPECRLHGDSAGKQ from the exons ATGGCGACAGCAAGCCAGCCGATTCCCGAACTCGGAGAGTTCATCATTGCCAACAAGGATAAACTCCGCAACACAGGACAAGAGTCGGAAATGAACAG GCTCTTGACCTCCATCAAGTTGGCTGCCAAGGTCGTGAACCGCGAAATCAACAAGGCCGGACTTGCGGACAtcctcggcgcagcgggTAACCAGAATGTGCAGGGAGAGGAACAGCAGAAGCTGGACGTTTTCGCAAACCAGAAGTTCATCCAG GCTCTGGTTAACCGTGAAGTCGTGTGCGGTATCTGcaccgaggaggacgacgacttCATTGAGGTCAACAAGGATGCTCATTTCGTCATGCTCATGGATCCCCTGGATG cgcgtgtctcctctgggCTCGCCCCCGAGCTGCGCGACTTCCTGCAGCCCGGCCACGCGCAAATCGCGGCCGGCTACGTTCTCTACGGATCTTCCACGATGCTT GTCATCACCACTGGTGACGGAGTCAATGGATTCACGCTCGACCCCTCTCTGGGCACTTTCTTCCTTTCCCACAAAGGCATGCGATTCCCG GAGAAAGCACGCATCTACAGCGTGAACGAGGGAAACTACAAGGCCTTCCCGGAGGGCGTGAAGAAATTTCTCGAGGAGTGCCATGACGATAAG AATGGCCCCTTCTCGCTGCGATACATTGGCAGTCTGGTCTCGGACTTCCACCGCAACCTGCTTCAGGGAGGAATCTACATGTATCCCCCCACCAAGAAAG ACAAGAAGGGCAAGCTGCGCCTGTTGTACGAGGCCAACCCGATGGCGTTCCTGGCGGAGCAAGCCGgagggaaggcgacggaCGGCTTCGACCGCATCTTGGACATCCAGCCCACGGAGCTGCACCAGCGCATTCCGCTTATGATCGGAACTGCGAAACTCGTGGACCGCCTTGGAGCTTTGATGGCTCAGTACAGCCCTGAGTGCCGCCTCCATGGCGACAGCGCTGGCAAGCAGTAA